The genomic interval GAAGCGATTCTAACCATGCAATCTGTACCGGGGAAAGTCAAGATTTTGGCTGGGGTGCGCGATCGCTTGAAGACAGGAGGCAAATTTCTTTGCCACGAATTACTCGCCCGTAACCAGGAAGCGGAGATTCATCAAGCCTTAGCACAGGTAATTCGGGTCAATTCTACCCCGTTATCTGAGGCAAATTGGCTGGCTGCTTGTGAAGCTACCGGACTGCAAGTACAACAGCATCAAACCGGGTCAATGGGTTTGTTGAATCTGCGTCGGGTACTTCAAGACGAAGGCGTTGTGGATACCCTCCGGATTCTGTGGAATGTTCTGACGCGCCCAGCGCTTCGGAAACGAATCCTGGCAATGCGCCGTGTCTTCCAGCAATATCAACAGGATTTGGGTTACATCGTCCTGCGTGCAAAACGCGCCTAAAAAAGTGAATCAACCATGACTACTACACTGATGTCTCATTCATCTTTAGCGATTCAACTGCCAGAAAAGATTGAGTATCCCCCTCAGGGAGTCCTCAGCAAAGTTTTGCTTAAAGATGCCTGCTGTCAATACACGCTGTTGTGTCTAGCCGCAGGTACAGATATTTCTGAACACTCCTCGCCTCGAAATGCGACTGTCCACGTCATTGAAGGGCGCGGGCTACTAACTTTGCAGGGGCAAGAAATTGCACTTGAACCGGGCGGTTTTATCTTCATGCCTGCCAATGCTTCCCACGCTCTAAAAGCCGAAGAGAATCTAGCTTTTCTGCTGACACTTTCGGAGAATTCTCAAGCTAAGCACAAACTAAGCGGCGACTAACTGAGGTAGCTCATAGTCTTGCCAATCCAAAACTGCAATAGTAATACTCAGCGACCAACGAATTCATCATGCTTAATACCTTTACTCAACACCTCAATCTCTCGGATTCTCAAGTAGAAACGCTACTCTCACTCAGCTTGCAGGATTTGCTCAACTCGCCTGCAATTCAGCAGAAACTAGATAGTTTAAATATCTCGTTGCTGCAACAAACTTTGCCGATAGCAAAGGCCGTTTTGGAAGACAAGCTACCGCCTTTTTATGATTGGCTCAAAAACGAGTTAAAGGTGGAGCGCGTCCCAGATGGC from Coleofasciculus sp. FACHB-1120 carries:
- a CDS encoding class I SAM-dependent methyltransferase, producing the protein MTNATLDFQTATGHQVLAAAGKKMLRPGGRIATEQLFEWADFQAGETVLELASSFGYSAIALAQRYGVRMVGVEKNPESIARARSNIEAAGLTSQVEIIEGDVFHLDAISEQFDYVLAEAILTMQSVPGKVKILAGVRDRLKTGGKFLCHELLARNQEAEIHQALAQVIRVNSTPLSEANWLAACEATGLQVQQHQTGSMGLLNLRRVLQDEGVVDTLRILWNVLTRPALRKRILAMRRVFQQYQQDLGYIVLRAKRA
- a CDS encoding cupin domain-containing protein → MTTTLMSHSSLAIQLPEKIEYPPQGVLSKVLLKDACCQYTLLCLAAGTDISEHSSPRNATVHVIEGRGLLTLQGQEIALEPGGFIFMPANASHALKAEENLAFLLTLSENSQAKHKLSGD